Proteins encoded by one window of Polaribacter haliotis:
- a CDS encoding GNAT family N-acetyltransferase, whose amino-acid sequence MKNIEFKIGIVPKTSEIIEVYDSSGIKRPTKDSDRITKMYKNSNLIITAWLNNELIGISRSITDFCYACYLSDLAVKSEYQKEGIGRQLIKLTEKEIGKQTALILLSAPLAMEYYPKIGFDKVENGFIIRRTE is encoded by the coding sequence ATGAAAAATATAGAATTTAAAATCGGAATAGTTCCAAAAACATCTGAAATAATTGAGGTTTATGATAGTTCGGGAATCAAAAGACCGACAAAAGATAGCGACCGAATTACTAAAATGTATAAAAATTCTAATTTGATTATAACCGCGTGGTTGAATAATGAACTGATTGGAATATCACGCTCAATAACTGATTTTTGTTATGCTTGCTATTTGTCGGATTTAGCTGTGAAAAGCGAATACCAAAAAGAAGGAATCGGAAGGCAACTAATAAAACTGACAGAAAAAGAAATAGGTAAACAAACTGCATTAATTTTGCTTTCCGCACCATTAGCAATGGAATACTATCCTAAAATTGGATTTGATAAAGTTGAAAATGGATTTATAATACGTCGAACTGAATAA
- a CDS encoding phosphoethanolamine transferase, with protein MDRKIRNKRQYFYIASLIIFLMIPNLLLIIIGEDSAVGSLFKKIVFFLISFSIVLLPLSFLKPKFYTYIILLLFPVVVFESYHILHFKTISSQEIIANIFQTNFNETKELIISNVNYFVLSLIILFLILWISTRVKNSFYVSKKFKKTILLLFLFTFTILGIRNFRLAYNNHESKSDIITTINYSFKVQMTKNFPVGFFIKCINVLKGFELLNKYDLETKNFKFNAVKKDTLNESEIYVLVIGETARKHNFHIYGYSKNTSPNLDSIKNLLIYKNVKSNSNVTSLSVPFMLTRATPEEPNRKYNELSVLKAFREAGFSTYWISNQQIGIGSVFNLYSKNADTYINTSKSLDASGFDENILPIFNNVINNFKQKKFIIIHTIGSHFRYNYRYPEKYKKFTPTLKKGLSIENTTDSKKKKEIINSYDNSILYTDFLLGEIIQKLKKKNAVSYMYYISDHGENLFDTEDNKILHGFETPSKFEIEIPLFIWTSKKYNNLYSEKTENLNKNINHKISSINTFQTILDMSNISYPNFKKQKSFANKKFDTLQKRTFYTVNKTVLKLD; from the coding sequence ATGGACAGAAAGATTCGTAATAAAAGACAATACTTTTATATTGCATCATTAATTATTTTTTTAATGATTCCTAACCTTTTATTAATTATAATTGGAGAAGATTCTGCTGTAGGTAGTTTGTTTAAGAAAATAGTCTTTTTTTTAATATCGTTTTCAATTGTTTTGCTTCCTTTATCATTTTTAAAACCTAAATTTTATACATATATAATTTTATTATTATTTCCTGTAGTAGTTTTTGAATCCTATCATATTTTACATTTCAAAACAATTTCTTCACAAGAAATAATAGCAAATATATTTCAAACGAATTTTAACGAAACAAAAGAGTTAATTATTTCTAACGTTAATTATTTTGTTTTGTCTTTAATTATTCTCTTTTTAATTTTGTGGATTTCTACAAGAGTAAAAAACTCATTTTATGTATCAAAAAAATTTAAAAAAACAATCTTACTATTATTTTTATTCACTTTTACCATACTTGGAATAAGGAATTTTCGATTAGCTTATAATAATCACGAATCGAAATCTGATATTATTACGACAATTAACTATTCTTTTAAAGTACAAATGACAAAAAACTTTCCTGTTGGTTTTTTTATTAAATGTATTAATGTTTTAAAAGGTTTTGAACTCTTAAATAAATATGATTTAGAAACAAAAAATTTTAAATTTAATGCCGTAAAGAAAGACACTTTAAATGAAAGTGAAATTTACGTGTTGGTTATTGGTGAGACCGCAAGAAAACACAATTTTCATATTTATGGATATTCAAAAAACACTTCACCAAATTTAGATTCAATTAAGAATTTACTAATTTATAAGAACGTAAAAAGTAATTCGAATGTTACTTCCTTAAGTGTTCCATTTATGCTAACTCGAGCAACACCAGAAGAACCAAATAGAAAATACAATGAATTATCTGTTCTAAAAGCTTTTAGAGAAGCTGGGTTTTCGACATATTGGATTAGCAATCAACAAATTGGAATCGGTAGTGTTTTTAATTTATATTCTAAAAATGCAGATACCTACATAAATACATCTAAATCTTTAGACGCATCAGGTTTCGACGAGAATATATTACCAATTTTTAATAATGTTATAAATAATTTTAAACAAAAAAAGTTTATAATTATTCATACCATTGGAAGCCACTTTAGATACAACTATAGGTATCCAGAAAAATACAAAAAATTTACACCAACATTAAAAAAAGGCCTATCTATTGAAAATACAACTGACTCTAAAAAGAAAAAAGAAATTATAAATAGTTACGACAATTCAATTTTATATACAGATTTTCTTTTAGGTGAAATTATTCAAAAGTTGAAGAAAAAAAACGCAGTCTCTTACATGTATTACATTTCCGATCATGGAGAAAATTTATTTGATACTGAAGATAATAAAATTCTTCATGGTTTCGAAACTCCAAGTAAATTCGAAATTGAAATTCCATTATTTATCTGGACATCAAAAAAATACAATAATTTATACTCGGAGAAAACAGAGAATTTAAACAAAAATATCAACCATAAAATATCTTCTATAAATACATTTCAAACAATTTTAGATATGTCTAATATTTCATATCCAAATTTCAAAAAACAAAAAAGTTTTGCCAATAAAAAATTCGATACTTTACAAAAAAGAACCTTTTACACCGTAAATAAAACAGTTTTAAAATTAGATTAA
- a CDS encoding DUF6266 family protein: MGKISQGILGGLSGKVGNVIGGSWKGIDYIRIKPSSVANPRTEGQVNQRNKFTVTLEYLQPNKEFLKVGYKSFATKKTEFNAAMSYVLNNAVGGTAPNFTVDYSNALLSRGSLSGALNATTDLATAGQVSFAWDDNSTEGNANTTDKAMVLVYNPSKKESMYILDGAIRTAGSQIVNIPGTYAGDTVELFIAFVSADGTQVSNSLYLGSGTAA, from the coding sequence ATGGGGAAAATTTCTCAAGGTATTTTAGGAGGGTTATCAGGAAAAGTAGGTAACGTTATTGGTGGTAGTTGGAAAGGTATTGACTACATCAGAATTAAGCCATCAAGTGTGGCGAATCCTCGAACAGAGGGGCAAGTCAATCAGCGTAATAAATTTACTGTTACATTGGAGTATTTACAACCGAACAAAGAGTTCTTGAAAGTCGGTTATAAATCATTTGCGACAAAGAAAACAGAATTTAATGCTGCAATGTCTTATGTGTTGAATAATGCAGTAGGAGGTACTGCGCCAAACTTTACGGTAGATTATTCGAATGCTCTATTAAGTAGAGGTTCATTATCTGGAGCTTTAAATGCAACAACAGATTTAGCAACAGCAGGACAAGTTTCTTTTGCTTGGGATGATAACTCAACTGAAGGAAATGCAAACACAACAGATAAAGCTATGGTTTTGGTTTACAATCCAAGTAAAAAAGAATCAATGTATATTCTAGATGGTGCGATTAGAACCGCAGGTTCTCAAATAGTAAACATACCAGGAACTTATGCAGGAGATACAGTAGAGCTGTTTATAGCGTTTGTTTCCGCTGATGGTACACAAGTATCAAACAGTTTGTATTTAGGCTCTGGTACGGCAGCTTAA
- a CDS encoding TonB-dependent receptor domain-containing protein, whose product MTKKITILICCLFSATFLFAQQEPTLNTIKISGKIVDAATNQALEYATVILKDIKTQKVSGGITDLNGFFNIQVPKSRYEISVEFISFKTIKFPAQEITANKDLGIIKLKEDAASLDEIVVIAEKSTVDIRLDKKIYNVGKDMTVKGGTASDVLDNVPSVDVDPEGTVSLRGSENVRILIDGKPSAMVGLNGADALRQLPSDAIERVEVITSPSARYDSEGTAGILNIILRKGRANGFNGSVNVNVGDPRSYQSSVNLNLRSEKINLFTNFGYRDRRGPGRYNSDISYLSNGIVDSTRIEDRNFDRASKGFNGNVGLEYFINKKSSLTGTIFVRDSDGQNLSTTEISSFDPSGNSLFNSLRIQDEGETDQSLQFSLNYVNNFNENGHKLTLDYQYGVDKENESAIITDDRPETNTTDELSIDKLFQADYVLPIGKNSQFEAGYRGNFENLTSDYLVTLSNSDEFNPSNNLEFTQNVNAFYTQFGSKVNKFSYLFGVRAELTKIDVNLLTSQEKFTKNYTDFFPTVNLGYEMTEDQSFTLGYSRRLRRPRSRSLNPFENRASRTVISKGNVDLDPTYTNSFDLGYLNRWGKLTLNSSIYYQHSTNDIVRVNRQEVRLIDGKETNVLVRQPINLASEDRMGFEFNANYNPSRKLRFSGSFNFFQFKTDGDYSYEVTNPTTGTTSTINQNFDATNTSWFTRFDARVTLPADIEWQTRLFYRGPRSDAQSDTEGILSANLAFSKDILKDKGTLVLNVSDVFNSRKYVTNAFAPSRDNPTNITNQSFQWRMRQISLNFTYRFNQNKNQKNKNSQEREDDGGGEF is encoded by the coding sequence TTGACTAAAAAAATCACTATTTTAATATGTTGCCTTTTCTCGGCCACATTTTTATTTGCACAGCAAGAACCAACTTTAAACACCATTAAAATCTCAGGTAAAATTGTAGATGCAGCAACCAACCAAGCATTGGAATATGCAACAGTAATTTTAAAAGATATCAAAACCCAAAAAGTTTCAGGTGGTATTACAGATCTAAATGGATTTTTTAATATACAAGTACCAAAATCTAGGTATGAAATTAGCGTAGAATTTATTTCTTTTAAAACAATAAAATTCCCAGCACAAGAAATTACTGCAAATAAAGATTTAGGAATTATAAAATTAAAAGAAGATGCTGCTAGTTTAGATGAGATTGTTGTAATCGCAGAAAAATCGACAGTAGACATTCGTTTAGATAAAAAAATATACAATGTTGGTAAAGATATGACTGTTAAAGGTGGAACTGCATCCGACGTTTTAGACAATGTACCATCTGTAGATGTAGATCCAGAAGGAACTGTAAGCTTAAGAGGAAGCGAAAACGTACGAATTTTAATTGATGGTAAACCTTCTGCAATGGTTGGTTTAAATGGTGCAGATGCTTTAAGACAATTACCTTCAGACGCAATTGAGCGTGTAGAAGTTATTACTTCGCCATCTGCAAGATACGATTCCGAAGGAACAGCAGGAATCTTAAACATTATTCTTAGAAAAGGAAGAGCCAATGGTTTTAATGGTTCTGTAAATGTAAATGTTGGTGATCCAAGATCTTACCAGAGTTCTGTAAACTTAAATCTTCGTTCAGAAAAAATAAACTTATTTACTAATTTTGGGTATAGAGATAGACGTGGACCAGGAAGATATAATTCAGATATTTCTTATTTATCAAATGGAATTGTAGATAGTACAAGAATAGAAGACAGAAATTTCGATAGAGCAAGTAAAGGTTTTAATGGAAATGTTGGTTTGGAATATTTTATCAACAAAAAAAGTTCATTAACAGGAACCATTTTCGTGAGAGATTCAGATGGACAAAATTTATCGACTACAGAAATTAGTTCTTTCGACCCTTCAGGAAATAGTTTGTTCAATTCTTTGCGTATACAAGATGAAGGCGAAACAGACCAAAGTTTACAATTTTCTTTAAATTATGTAAATAATTTTAACGAAAACGGTCATAAATTAACTTTAGATTATCAATATGGAGTAGATAAAGAAAACGAATCTGCAATAATTACAGACGATAGACCAGAAACAAATACAACAGACGAATTATCTATTGATAAACTTTTTCAAGCAGATTATGTATTGCCAATTGGTAAAAACTCTCAATTTGAAGCTGGTTATAGAGGTAATTTCGAAAATTTAACTTCAGATTATTTAGTAACATTATCTAACTCAGACGAGTTTAACCCATCTAATAATTTAGAATTCACACAAAATGTAAATGCATTTTACACTCAATTTGGTAGTAAAGTAAATAAATTCTCTTATTTATTTGGCGTTCGTGCGGAACTTACTAAAATTGACGTAAATCTTTTAACATCACAAGAAAAATTCACAAAAAACTATACAGATTTCTTTCCTACAGTAAATTTAGGATATGAAATGACAGAAGACCAAAGTTTTACTTTAGGGTACAGCAGACGTTTAAGAAGACCACGTTCTCGTTCCTTAAATCCGTTCGAAAACAGAGCTAGTAGAACTGTAATTTCTAAAGGAAATGTAGATTTAGATCCAACATATACCAATTCTTTCGATTTAGGTTACCTAAACAGATGGGGAAAATTAACTTTAAACTCCTCTATTTATTACCAACATTCTACAAACGATATTGTTAGAGTTAACAGACAAGAAGTTCGGTTAATAGATGGTAAAGAAACCAATGTTTTGGTAAGACAACCAATTAACTTAGCATCAGAAGATAGAATGGGGTTCGAATTTAACGCGAATTACAATCCATCAAGAAAGCTACGTTTTTCTGGAAGTTTTAACTTCTTTCAATTTAAAACAGATGGAGACTATTCTTACGAAGTAACAAATCCAACTACAGGAACAACATCAACAATCAACCAAAATTTCGATGCCACAAACACCTCTTGGTTTACAAGATTCGATGCCAGAGTTACCTTGCCAGCAGATATCGAATGGCAAACAAGATTATTTTACAGAGGCCCAAGAAGCGATGCACAAAGCGATACAGAAGGAATTTTATCTGCAAACCTAGCCTTTAGTAAAGATATTCTAAAAGACAAAGGAACCTTGGTTTTAAACGTAAGCGATGTATTTAATTCTAGAAAATATGTAACCAATGCATTTGCACCAAGTAGAGACAATCCTACGAATATTACCAACCAAAGTTTCCAATGGAGAATGCGTCAAATCTCGTTAAACTTTACCTACAGATTCAATCAAAATAAAAATCAAAAGAATAAAAACTCACAAGAAAGAGAAGACGATGGTGGAGGAGAATTTTAA
- the fumC gene encoding class II fumarate hydratase, whose amino-acid sequence MTKFRIEKDTMGNVEVPADKYWGAQTERSRNNFKIGAPASMPLEIVYGFAYLKKAAAYTNTELGVLAEEKRDLIAQVCDEILEGKHDNQFPLVIWQTGSGTQSNMNVNEVIANRAHEIAGKVIGQGEKTIQPNDDVNKSQSSNDTFPTGMHIAIYKKIVETTMPGIIKLRNTLHDKAVAFKDVVKIGRTHLMDATPLTLGQEFSGYVAQLDFGLKALENTLAHLSQLALGGTAVGTGLNTPKGYDVLVAKYIAEFTELPFITAENKFEALAAHDALVETHGALKQIAVSLNKIANDIRLMASGPRSGIGEIIIPANEPGSSIMPGKVNPTQAEAITMVCAQVMGNDVAVTVGGTQGHYELNVFKPMMAANVLQSAQLIGDACTSFEENCAAGIEPNHTRIAELVSNSLMLVTALNTKIGYYKAAEIANTAHENGTTLKHEAVRLGYVTPEEYDAWVKPEEMTGGLK is encoded by the coding sequence ATGACGAAATTCAGAATTGAAAAAGATACAATGGGTAATGTAGAAGTACCTGCAGATAAATATTGGGGAGCACAAACAGAGCGTTCTCGTAACAATTTTAAAATTGGTGCACCAGCATCTATGCCCTTAGAAATAGTTTATGGTTTTGCATATTTAAAGAAAGCAGCAGCTTACACAAATACAGAATTAGGCGTTTTAGCAGAAGAAAAAAGAGATTTAATCGCACAAGTTTGCGACGAAATTTTAGAAGGAAAACACGACAATCAATTTCCGTTAGTAATTTGGCAAACAGGTTCTGGAACACAATCGAACATGAATGTAAACGAAGTTATTGCTAATAGAGCGCATGAAATTGCAGGAAAAGTTATTGGCCAAGGCGAAAAAACCATTCAACCAAACGACGATGTAAATAAATCGCAATCTTCTAACGATACATTTCCAACAGGAATGCACATTGCCATCTACAAGAAAATTGTAGAAACAACAATGCCAGGAATTATTAAATTAAGAAACACTTTGCACGATAAAGCTGTTGCTTTTAAAGATGTTGTAAAAATTGGTAGAACGCATTTAATGGATGCTACTCCACTTACATTAGGCCAGGAATTTTCTGGTTATGTAGCACAATTAGATTTCGGTTTAAAAGCGTTAGAAAACACATTGGCACATTTAAGTCAGTTAGCATTAGGAGGAACTGCAGTGGGTACAGGATTAAACACTCCAAAAGGATATGATGTTTTAGTCGCTAAATACATTGCAGAATTTACAGAATTGCCTTTTATAACTGCAGAAAATAAATTTGAAGCTTTAGCTGCACACGATGCGTTAGTAGAAACACATGGTGCTTTAAAGCAAATAGCAGTTTCTTTAAATAAAATTGCAAACGATATAAGATTAATGGCTTCAGGACCAAGATCTGGAATTGGAGAAATTATTATTCCAGCAAACGAACCTGGTTCTTCTATTATGCCAGGAAAAGTAAACCCTACACAAGCAGAAGCAATTACAATGGTTTGTGCACAAGTTATGGGAAATGATGTTGCTGTAACAGTTGGTGGTACACAAGGACATTACGAATTAAACGTTTTTAAACCAATGATGGCTGCAAACGTTCTACAATCTGCTCAATTAATTGGAGACGCTTGTACTTCTTTCGAAGAAAATTGTGCAGCTGGTATTGAACCAAATCATACAAGAATTGCAGAATTAGTAAGCAATTCTCTAATGTTGGTAACTGCTTTAAATACTAAAATTGGTTATTACAAAGCTGCAGAAATTGCAAATACAGCTCACGAAAACGGAACTACATTAAAACATGAAGCTGTACGTTTAGGTTATGTAACACCAGAAGAATACGATGCTTGGGTAAAGCCAGAAGAAATGACAGGAGGGTTAAAGTAG
- a CDS encoding IS3 family transposase, translating to MKAKEKSKGFVSLTTITHCFGLKRDAYYKYKSRADNRLKLEQQIINIVRKRRKSLPREGVRKLVKSLNTDFIKANIKVGRDTLFNVLRKHQMLTLRRKTSAITTNSYHRFYKYKNIIKDLEVTRANQVWVSDITYIRTVKGFCYLALITDMHSRKIVGYDLSDSLELKGCVRALNKAIYQAKNIKHLIHHSDRGIQYCSNVYTQILKRKKIDISMTEENHCYENAMAERVNGILKDEFYLDQTFDNVAHAKRAAKNAINLYNEIRLHLSLDYKTPNMVYKLSA from the coding sequence ATTAAAGCTAAAGAAAAATCTAAGGGATTTGTTTCTTTAACCACTATAACACACTGTTTTGGACTTAAACGTGATGCGTATTATAAATACAAATCTAGAGCTGATAACCGTTTAAAACTAGAACAACAAATTATAAATATAGTTCGAAAAAGACGCAAATCCCTTCCTAGAGAAGGCGTAAGAAAACTTGTAAAATCGTTAAATACAGATTTTATTAAAGCCAATATTAAAGTTGGTAGAGACACACTATTTAATGTTCTTAGAAAACACCAAATGCTAACACTTAGAAGAAAAACCAGTGCTATAACAACTAACTCTTATCATCGTTTTTATAAATATAAGAACATTATAAAAGACTTAGAAGTTACTAGAGCTAACCAGGTTTGGGTTAGTGATATAACTTATATTAGAACCGTAAAAGGGTTTTGTTACTTGGCTTTAATAACTGATATGCATTCTAGAAAAATAGTGGGTTATGACCTTAGTGATAGCTTGGAATTAAAAGGTTGTGTGAGAGCGCTTAATAAGGCGATTTATCAAGCTAAAAACATTAAACACCTTATTCATCATTCAGACAGAGGAATACAATATTGTAGCAATGTATACACACAAATACTTAAAAGAAAAAAGATAGATATTAGTATGACCGAAGAAAATCATTGTTACGAAAACGCTATGGCAGAACGTGTAAATGGAATTTTGAAAGATGAATTTTACTTAGACCAAACCTTTGATAATGTGGCTCACGCTAAGAGAGCCGCAAAAAATGCAATTAATTTATACAACGAAATAAGATTACACTTATCTTTAGATTATAAAACACCTAATATGGTATATAAATTATCAGCGTAA
- a CDS encoding PadR family transcriptional regulator, translating into MEKLSKELIGASSTPIILSILTKNESYGYEIIQDIKEISGGKIEFGEGTLYPVLHKLEKKGLIQSSWKIAETGRKRKYYKISNEGKKELKTEKENWNTINQIITKIWKIEPNLI; encoded by the coding sequence ATGGAAAAACTATCAAAAGAATTAATTGGAGCATCTTCAACACCAATTATACTATCAATTTTGACAAAGAACGAGTCATATGGTTATGAAATAATCCAAGACATTAAGGAAATATCAGGCGGAAAAATAGAGTTTGGAGAAGGAACTTTATATCCTGTTTTGCATAAACTAGAAAAAAAGGGTTTAATACAATCATCGTGGAAAATAGCTGAAACTGGAAGAAAAAGAAAATATTACAAAATCAGTAATGAAGGAAAAAAAGAGCTTAAAACAGAAAAAGAAAATTGGAATACTATCAATCAAATAATAACAAAAATATGGAAAATAGAACCGAATTTAATTTAG
- a CDS encoding nucleoside deaminase produces the protein MNTHEEYMSEAVKVALKGMSNNEGGPFGCIVVKNGEIVGRGNNKVTSTNDPTAHAEVTAIRNACKNLDSFQLDGCVIYTSCEPCPMCLGAIYWARPDKVYYGSNQQDAANIGFDDEFIYKEIPLPYKKRSIPFEQIGREIALEPFIKWSKKEDKINY, from the coding sequence ATGAATACACACGAAGAATACATGAGTGAAGCAGTAAAAGTTGCTTTAAAAGGAATGAGTAATAATGAAGGAGGGCCTTTTGGTTGTATCGTAGTAAAAAACGGAGAAATTGTAGGTCGTGGAAATAACAAAGTTACTTCTACAAACGACCCAACAGCGCATGCAGAAGTAACTGCCATAAGAAATGCTTGTAAAAACTTAGATTCGTTCCAATTAGATGGTTGCGTAATTTATACTTCCTGCGAACCTTGCCCAATGTGTTTAGGCGCCATTTATTGGGCAAGACCAGACAAAGTATATTATGGAAGTAACCAACAGGACGCAGCTAATATAGGTTTCGATGATGAGTTTATCTACAAAGAAATTCCACTTCCGTATAAAAAAAGAAGTATTCCATTCGAACAAATAGGACGAGAAATTGCTTTAGAACCTTTTATTAAATGGTCGAAAAAAGAAGATAAAATTAATTATTAA
- a CDS encoding transposase, translated as MYRNDKVIRRYSEPFKLKILAELTIGKHTKSELCKLYSIAPTTVNEWIRKYNRKDLMNTRVKVETKDEISRIKALQKEIEQLKKLLLKKDLDAMVEESYLEVAAEDLGYKSIAELKKKLSIKP; from the coding sequence ATGTATAGAAATGACAAAGTAATTAGACGTTACAGTGAACCTTTTAAATTAAAAATTTTAGCCGAACTTACAATCGGAAAACACACAAAGAGCGAACTTTGTAAACTCTACTCTATTGCTCCTACAACCGTTAATGAGTGGATTAGAAAGTACAATCGCAAAGACTTAATGAACACCAGAGTAAAAGTGGAAACTAAAGACGAAATATCTAGAATTAAAGCACTTCAAAAAGAAATAGAGCAACTTAAAAAACTGTTACTTAAAAAGGATCTCGATGCTATGGTAGAAGAATCCTATCTAGAAGTAGCTGCAGAAGATCTCGGTTACAAATCTATTGCTGAACTAAAAAAAAAGTTAAGTATAAAGCCTTAA
- a CDS encoding DUF6090 family protein yields MIKFFRKIRQNMIKDNKVIKYFLYAIGEIILVVIGILIALSINNSNELKKTRIAEKVYLKEIKSDLIQDTLLLSQVIKDHKWRIAQLMSQDTTIDFIFEEIIGKLPKVEGVSQLEYIFFTDRKFRPKIGTYNSMISEGKSNIISNRELFSNIQNIYELRVQNIITIGEDVLNRSIQLRNKYAYEIKYGDFGSPIKITDKRILADFYISSRLLNYYTRQSVLLKKDITELIEQIDNEYHSIE; encoded by the coding sequence ATGATAAAATTCTTTAGAAAAATTAGACAAAATATGATTAAGGATAATAAGGTCATTAAGTATTTTCTTTATGCTATTGGAGAAATTATACTTGTGGTTATTGGAATTTTAATTGCGTTAAGTATAAATAATTCGAATGAATTAAAAAAAACCCGAATTGCTGAGAAAGTCTATCTAAAAGAAATAAAGAGTGATTTAATTCAAGATACATTATTGTTGTCTCAAGTAATTAAAGATCATAAATGGCGAATTGCTCAATTAATGTCTCAAGATACAACTATTGACTTTATATTCGAGGAAATTATAGGTAAGCTTCCTAAAGTGGAAGGAGTATCTCAATTAGAATATATTTTCTTTACAGACAGAAAATTTCGACCAAAAATTGGGACTTATAATTCAATGATATCTGAAGGGAAATCAAACATTATAAGCAATCGTGAGTTATTTAGTAATATTCAAAATATCTATGAATTGAGGGTCCAAAATATCATAACTATTGGAGAGGATGTATTGAATCGTTCTATTCAATTAAGAAATAAATATGCGTATGAAATAAAATATGGTGATTTTGGCTCACCTATTAAAATTACTGATAAACGAATATTAGCCGATTTTTATATTTCATCTAGGCTACTTAATTATTATACAAGGCAATCAGTTTTATTAAAAAAGGATATAACAGAGTTAATTGAGCAAATAGATAATGAATACCATTCAATAGAATAG
- a CDS encoding DMP19 family protein, with amino-acid sequence MKTGIILIIIVLILIGIFWFRNKSKVYEKAPNDFVMLESETESTDYLPIVDENWLKETELKYAGKEWESYPNECTDQGEKLCNDVYRPWKGEITHTEFLNKLTKEQRMYFALINFESQTNNGGVYQFLFNYPELSLITLQAMKVAKMEKLASDYENVLHEYFGKFETIQELNNKFQDDSKKWDKRWNSFAEGYKELESTFEIENYFYDKDYVKEFHSKMVEFVKEHRNGLMKTE; translated from the coding sequence ATGAAAACAGGAATAATATTAATAATAATCGTTCTAATACTAATCGGAATTTTTTGGTTTCGTAATAAATCAAAAGTGTATGAAAAAGCACCAAATGATTTTGTTATGTTGGAATCGGAAACTGAATCAACTGATTATCTTCCTATCGTTGATGAAAATTGGCTGAAAGAAACTGAATTAAAATATGCTGGAAAAGAATGGGAATCCTATCCAAATGAATGTACTGACCAAGGAGAAAAACTATGTAATGATGTTTACAGACCTTGGAAAGGTGAAATCACTCATACGGAGTTTTTAAATAAATTGACTAAAGAACAAAGAATGTATTTTGCTTTGATAAATTTTGAGTCTCAGACTAACAATGGTGGAGTTTATCAATTTTTATTTAATTATCCAGAATTATCATTAATTACACTTCAGGCAATGAAAGTTGCTAAAATGGAAAAATTGGCTTCTGATTATGAAAATGTACTACACGAATATTTCGGGAAATTTGAGACAATTCAAGAGTTGAATAATAAATTTCAAGATGACAGTAAAAAGTGGGATAAACGATGGAATTCATTTGCTGAAGGCTATAAAGAATTAGAATCAACATTTGAGATTGAAAACTATTTTTATGATAAAGATTATGTTAAAGAATTTCACTCAAAAATGGTGGAATTTGTAAAAGAACATAGAAATGGATTAATGAAAACAGAATAA
- the arsC gene encoding arsenate reductase (glutaredoxin) (This arsenate reductase requires both glutathione and glutaredoxin to convert arsenate to arsenite, after which the efflux transporter formed by ArsA and ArsB can extrude the arsenite from the cell, providing resistance.) produces MIKIYHNPRCSKSRQGLEILEKSGNLFEIIKYLDVVPSEEELSEIIKMLGISPIELVRKTEKIWKENYKGKELSNSEIIKAMVENPKLIERPIVINNKKAVVGRPPESILSII; encoded by the coding sequence ATGATAAAAATATACCACAATCCACGTTGTTCTAAATCGAGACAAGGTTTAGAAATTCTAGAAAAATCAGGAAATTTATTCGAAATTATAAAATATTTAGATGTTGTTCCTTCTGAAGAGGAGTTATCGGAAATTATAAAAATGTTGGGCATCTCTCCTATTGAATTGGTTCGTAAAACCGAGAAAATTTGGAAAGAAAATTACAAAGGCAAAGAATTATCGAATTCAGAAATTATAAAAGCCATGGTCGAAAATCCAAAATTAATCGAAAGACCAATTGTAATTAACAATAAAAAAGCAGTTGTTGGTAGACCTCCAGAAAGTATTTTATCAATTATTTAA